A portion of the Streptomyces sp. NBC_00376 genome contains these proteins:
- a CDS encoding electron transfer flavoprotein subunit beta/FixA family protein, with amino-acid sequence MSLRIVVCVKYVPDATGDRHFADDLTVDREDVDGLLSELDEYAVEQALQIADEADEAEVTVLTVGPEDAKDALRKALSMGADKAVHVEDDDLHGSDVMATSLVLAKAVEKAGYDLVVSGMASTDGTMGVVPALLAERLGVPQVTLLSEVSVADGVVRGRRDGDSASERVEASLPAVVSVTDQSGEARYPSFKGIMAAKKKPVQSWDLEDLGIEAGEVGLEGSWSVVDSAAERPARTAGTIVKDEGEGGRLLAEFLAGQKFI; translated from the coding sequence CCTGACGGTGGACCGTGAGGATGTGGACGGTCTGCTGTCGGAGCTCGATGAGTACGCGGTGGAGCAGGCGTTGCAGATCGCGGACGAGGCGGACGAGGCTGAGGTCACCGTGTTGACGGTGGGTCCGGAGGATGCCAAGGACGCGTTGCGCAAGGCGTTGTCGATGGGTGCGGACAAGGCGGTTCATGTCGAGGACGACGATCTGCACGGCAGTGATGTGATGGCTACGTCGCTGGTGCTGGCGAAGGCTGTGGAGAAGGCCGGGTACGACCTGGTGGTCTCGGGGATGGCGTCGACGGACGGGACGATGGGTGTGGTCCCGGCGTTGCTGGCGGAGCGTCTGGGTGTGCCGCAGGTGACGTTGCTGTCCGAGGTGTCGGTGGCGGACGGTGTGGTGCGGGGCCGTCGTGACGGTGACAGTGCCTCGGAGCGGGTGGAGGCGTCGTTGCCGGCGGTGGTGTCGGTGACGGACCAGTCGGGTGAGGCGCGTTACCCGTCGTTCAAGGGGATCATGGCGGCGAAGAAGAAGCCGGTCCAGTCGTGGGATCTGGAGGATCTGGGGATCGAGGCCGGTGAGGTGGGTCTGGAGGGTTCCTGGAGCGTGGTCGATTCGGCGGCGGAGCGTCCGGCGCGGACGGCGGGCACGATCGTGAAGGACGAGGGCGAGGGCGGCCGTCTGCTGGCGGAGTTCCTGGCGGGCCAGAAGTTCATCTGA
- a CDS encoding electron transfer flavoprotein subunit alpha/FixB family protein codes for MAEVLVFVDHVDGAVRKPTLELLTLARRLGEPVALAVGAGAGGTAAVLGEHGAVRVLTAEDAEFGEYLVVPKVDALQAAYEAVSPVAVLVPSSAEGKEIAARLAVRIGSGLITDAVDLEAGEQGPVATQSAFAASFSTRSRVSRGTPVITVKPNSAPVEPVAAAGAAEVLAVSFSALATGTRVTARTPREATGRPELTEAAIVVSGGRGVNGAENFALIEALADSLGAAVGASRAAVDAGWYPHSNQVGQTGKSVSPQLYIASGISGAIQHRAGMQTSKTIVAINKDAEAPIFDLVDYGVVGDLFQVVPQLTDEVKSRKG; via the coding sequence ATGGCTGAAGTTCTGGTTTTTGTCGATCACGTGGACGGTGCGGTTCGCAAGCCCACGCTGGAGTTGCTGACGCTGGCGCGTCGTCTGGGTGAGCCGGTGGCGCTCGCGGTGGGCGCGGGTGCCGGTGGTACGGCGGCGGTGCTGGGTGAGCACGGTGCGGTGCGGGTGCTGACGGCGGAGGATGCCGAGTTCGGCGAGTACCTCGTGGTGCCGAAGGTGGATGCTTTGCAGGCGGCGTACGAGGCGGTGTCGCCGGTGGCGGTGCTGGTGCCGTCGTCGGCGGAGGGCAAGGAGATCGCGGCGCGTCTGGCGGTGCGGATCGGTTCGGGTCTGATCACCGATGCGGTGGATCTGGAGGCCGGTGAGCAGGGTCCGGTGGCCACGCAGTCGGCGTTCGCGGCGTCGTTCAGCACGCGGTCGCGGGTGTCGCGGGGCACGCCGGTGATCACGGTGAAGCCGAACTCGGCTCCGGTCGAGCCGGTCGCGGCGGCGGGTGCGGCGGAGGTGCTGGCGGTGTCGTTCTCGGCGCTGGCGACGGGGACGCGGGTGACCGCGCGGACGCCGCGTGAGGCGACGGGCCGTCCGGAGCTGACCGAGGCGGCGATCGTGGTCTCGGGTGGCCGTGGGGTCAACGGTGCGGAGAACTTCGCGCTGATCGAGGCGCTCGCGGACTCGCTGGGTGCGGCCGTGGGTGCCTCGCGTGCGGCGGTGGACGCGGGCTGGTACCCGCATTCCAACCAGGTCGGCCAGACCGGCAAGTCCGTGTCCCCGCAGCTGTACATCGCGTCGGGGATCTCGGGTGCGATCCAGCACCGGGCCGGGATGCAGACCTCGAAGACGATCGTCGCGATCAACAAGGACGCCGAGGCCCCGATCTTCGACCTCGTGGACTACGGCGTCGTCGGCGACCTCTTCCAGGTCGTTCCCCAGCTCACCGACGAGGTCAAGTCCCGCAAGGGCTGA
- a CDS encoding sporulation protein: MVFKRLLGSLGVGGPTVDTVLTTGAIAPGGPLSGQVHLKGGSADFDIDHIALELVAQVEAEHEEGEDERVVAFERFTVGGGFRLAEGELLSLPFTVTLPWETPITELYGQSLGIVLGVHTELSVAGAKDNGDLDRLAVSPLPVQEAILEAFGQLGFGFRSADLEYGRIGGTGQQLPFYQEIELTPPPQYAHAVDEIEVTFLATAGGMEVVLEADRRAGLFSDGHDALTRFTVAHDGIHHQDWRALVEGWLQQLIEHRSAYAAGSAYGHGDPYAGHHGSGHGHHEDRHHNDGHRSGPGLGTAVAVGAAGLAVGVVGGMVAAEVVDEAGDFFEGDNDDDEGGDD, from the coding sequence ATGGTGTTCAAACGACTGCTCGGCTCGCTCGGTGTGGGCGGCCCAACCGTCGACACCGTCCTCACCACCGGGGCGATCGCTCCCGGCGGCCCCTTGTCCGGCCAGGTCCATCTCAAGGGTGGCAGCGCCGACTTCGACATCGACCACATCGCGCTGGAGCTCGTCGCGCAGGTGGAGGCAGAGCACGAGGAGGGAGAGGACGAGCGCGTCGTGGCCTTCGAGCGCTTCACCGTCGGCGGCGGCTTCCGGCTCGCCGAGGGTGAGCTGCTCAGCCTGCCGTTCACGGTCACGCTGCCGTGGGAGACGCCCATCACCGAGCTGTACGGGCAGAGCCTCGGCATCGTGCTCGGCGTGCACACGGAGCTGTCGGTCGCCGGGGCCAAGGACAACGGTGATCTCGACCGGCTCGCCGTGAGCCCGCTGCCGGTGCAGGAGGCGATCCTCGAAGCGTTCGGACAGCTCGGCTTCGGTTTCCGGTCCGCGGATCTGGAGTACGGCCGCATCGGCGGCACCGGCCAGCAACTCCCCTTCTACCAGGAGATCGAGCTGACCCCGCCGCCGCAGTACGCGCACGCGGTCGACGAGATCGAGGTGACCTTCCTCGCCACCGCGGGCGGCATGGAGGTGGTCCTGGAGGCGGACAGGCGTGCCGGGCTGTTCTCCGACGGGCACGACGCTCTCACCCGGTTCACGGTCGCGCACGACGGAATCCACCATCAGGACTGGCGGGCGCTCGTCGAAGGCTGGCTCCAGCAGCTGATCGAGCACCGGTCGGCGTACGCGGCGGGTTCCGCGTACGGGCACGGCGACCCGTACGCCGGGCACCACGGCAGCGGTCACGGCCACCACGAGGACCGGCATCACAACGACGGCCACCGCTCCGGACCGGGCCTGGGAACGGCCGTCGCGGTGGGTGCGGCCGGGCTCGCGGTCGGCGTCGTCGGGGGCATGGTCGCTGCCGAAGTCGTGGACGAGGCAGGGGACTTCTTCGAAGGCGACAACGACGACGACGAGGGTGGCGACGACTGA
- a CDS encoding twin-arginine translocase TatA/TatE family subunit, translating to MFGISEIAIILIVVIVLLGAKRLPDLARSAGKSARILKAEAKAMKETKGAEGEAGAPRVIRGETVGGQDAGAPEPDTGQQPRGRA from the coding sequence ATGTTCGGAATCAGCGAGATCGCGATCATCCTGATCGTGGTGATAGTCCTTCTGGGCGCCAAGCGCCTCCCCGATCTGGCCCGTTCCGCGGGCAAGTCGGCCCGCATCCTCAAGGCCGAGGCGAAGGCCATGAAGGAGACGAAGGGCGCCGAAGGCGAAGCGGGGGCGCCCCGCGTCATCCGCGGCGAGACCGTAGGCGGTCAGGATGCCGGGGCCCCGGAACCGGATACGGGGCAGCAGCCCAGGGGCAGGGCGTAG
- a CDS encoding nuclear transport factor 2 family protein: MKPTDTADATRATVQKFLDLRIAGDTEGLTALFADDVDRLLAENPAVPWIRPRSTAAECAAQFVELADHTVPEDARVSIDTFLVDGADAVLMGHLEGTVRATGKSFEGPLALRLTAEGGRITRLHLYENSLSISQACTP; the protein is encoded by the coding sequence ATGAAGCCCACCGACACCGCGGACGCCACCCGCGCCACCGTTCAGAAGTTCCTCGACCTCCGCATCGCGGGGGACACCGAAGGGCTCACCGCGCTCTTCGCCGACGACGTCGACCGGCTGCTCGCCGAGAACCCCGCGGTGCCCTGGATCCGACCTCGCTCCACTGCCGCCGAATGCGCCGCCCAGTTCGTGGAGCTGGCCGATCACACCGTGCCCGAGGACGCCCGTGTCTCCATCGACACCTTCCTCGTCGACGGAGCCGACGCCGTCCTGATGGGGCATCTCGAGGGGACCGTCCGTGCGACCGGAAAGTCCTTCGAGGGCCCCCTCGCGCTGCGCCTCACCGCCGAGGGCGGCCGGATCACCCGGCTCCATCTGTACGAGAACAGCCTGTCGATCTCGCAGGCGTGCACGCCCTGA
- a CDS encoding lipoate--protein ligase family protein → MHGEYKVPGGKLVVVDLDVEEGVLRNVRVAGDFFLEPDEAILSINRALEGAPSSTDAAGLAARITAGLPESTVMLGLTAEGIGTAVRRALARATEWSDYDWQLVHTEPQAPALHMALDEVLTTEVAAGRRAPTLRVWEWASPAVVIGSFQSLRNEVDPEGAAKHGMTVVRRISGGGAMFVEPMSTITYSLSAPESLVSGLSFADSYAYLDDWVLGALGDMGINAWYQPLNDIATEAGKIAGAAQKRIVGTDGGPGAVLHHVTMSYDIDADKMLEVLRIGKEKMSDKGTKSAKKRVDPLRRQTGLAREQVIENMIASFRDRYGLTTGAVTAEEMARARELVRTKFGTGEWTARVP, encoded by the coding sequence GTGCATGGCGAGTACAAGGTGCCCGGCGGCAAGCTTGTCGTCGTGGATCTGGACGTCGAGGAAGGCGTACTGCGCAACGTGCGCGTCGCCGGGGACTTCTTCCTGGAGCCCGACGAGGCGATCCTCTCGATCAACAGGGCCTTGGAGGGTGCCCCGTCCTCGACGGACGCCGCAGGGCTGGCGGCCCGGATCACGGCGGGTCTGCCGGAGTCGACCGTCATGCTCGGACTGACCGCGGAGGGCATCGGCACCGCTGTTCGGCGAGCGCTGGCCCGTGCGACCGAGTGGAGCGACTACGACTGGCAGCTGGTGCACACCGAACCGCAGGCCCCGGCCCTGCACATGGCACTGGACGAGGTCCTCACCACCGAGGTGGCCGCCGGACGGCGGGCCCCCACGCTGCGGGTCTGGGAATGGGCCTCGCCCGCCGTGGTCATCGGCAGCTTCCAGTCGCTGCGCAACGAGGTGGACCCCGAAGGAGCGGCGAAGCACGGCATGACCGTGGTGCGCCGCATCTCCGGTGGCGGGGCCATGTTCGTGGAGCCCATGAGCACGATCACCTACTCCCTGTCCGCGCCGGAGTCGCTGGTCTCCGGGCTGTCGTTCGCCGACAGCTACGCCTACCTCGACGACTGGGTGCTGGGCGCGCTCGGCGACATGGGCATCAATGCCTGGTACCAGCCGCTCAACGACATCGCCACCGAGGCCGGAAAGATCGCCGGCGCCGCCCAGAAGCGGATCGTCGGCACCGACGGTGGCCCCGGAGCCGTCCTGCACCACGTGACGATGTCGTACGACATCGACGCGGACAAGATGCTGGAGGTGCTGCGGATCGGCAAGGAGAAGATGTCCGACAAGGGCACCAAGAGCGCCAAGAAGCGCGTCGACCCGCTCCGCCGTCAGACCGGCCTCGCGCGGGAGCAGGTGATCGAGAACATGATCGCCTCCTTCCGCGACCGCTACGGGCTGACCACGGGTGCGGTCACAGCGGAGGAGATGGCCCGTGCGCGGGAGCTGGTGCGGACGAAGTTCGGCACCGGGGAATGGACCGCCCGGGTGCCGTGA